The following proteins are co-located in the Castanea sativa cultivar Marrone di Chiusa Pesio chromosome 8, ASM4071231v1 genome:
- the LOC142605920 gene encoding uncharacterized protein LOC142605920, whose product MARAMLHSRDVARNLWGEAVNTACHMVNKVYFKPDTKKTPYELWKGRKPNVKYFRIFRSTCFILKDRENVGKFDSRSDEGIFLRYSSTNKAYRVYNKRTMKVMETVNVVIDESSDSYSEKINEVLPKEILPPETKEVQELFEQEPTSPSTPGTPSVMEESADMPTSPDSESHDERRPSSRTKLYHPPEAIVGNMNELTLRKRTVDKCVANFVSYSCYLSQVEPTKVEEALQDESWVEAMYDELLQFQRNDVWTLLPRPDILKWRE is encoded by the coding sequence ATGGCAAGAGCCATGTTGCACAGTAGGGATGTGGCCAGAAACTTGTGGGGAGAAGCAGTTAACACTGCATGTCATATGGTCAATAAAGTGTATTTCAAACCCGACACCAAGAAGACtccatatgagttatggaaaggGAGAAAGCCAAATGTGAAATATTTCAGAATCTTTAGAAGTACCTGTTTCATCCTaaaggatagagagaatgtgggaaaGTTTGATTCCAGAAGCGATGAAGGGATATTTCTGAGGTACTCTTCTACAAATAAGGCTTATCGGGTGTATAACAAAAGAACTATGAAGGTTATGGAAACGGTgaatgttgttattgatgagtCTTCAGATTCCTATTCTGAGAAAATTAATGAGGTGCTTCCTAAAGAAATTCTTCCTCCTGAAACTAAGGAAGTTCAAGAACTTTTTGAACAAGAGCCCACATCTCCTAGTACTCCTGGTACTCCAAGTGTTATGGAAGAATCAGCAGATATGCCTACTTCACCAGATTCTGAATCTCATGATGAAAGAAGACCTTCCTCCAGGACCAAATTATATCATCCTCCAGAAGCTATAGTGGGAAACATGAATGAACTCACATTAAGAAAACGTACTGTTGATAAATGcgttgctaactttgtgtcttattcttgttATTTGTCACAGGTTGAACCCACTAAAGTTGAAGAAGCTCTTCAAGATGAAAGTTGGGTTGAAGCAATGTATGATGAACTACTTCAGTTTCAGAGGAATGATGTCTGGACTTTACTTCCTAGACCGGATATTCTTAAATGGAGGGAATAG